In Nitrosopumilaceae archaeon, the following proteins share a genomic window:
- a CDS encoding 3-hydroxyacyl-CoA dehydrogenase family protein yields MEIKNITILGSGIMGHGIAQVSAMSGYNVILRDVEKQFLDKAMEKIKWSLDKLVSKQKLSQQDADKIFSRIIPEVDLAKALQNCDLMIEAVPEIMELKKKVYTEVDKVADKKTVFASNTSTLPITEIANTTTRPERFIGIHFFNPPQLMKLVEVIPGQKTSKELVELTINFVKSVSKEPVLCKKDVAGFIVNRIFIPLVHEAAWAMDRSHASMTEIDSAVKFKLGFPMGIFELADFTGLDVIHKATIEMYLRDKKVINPHPKIQELFDNKKLGQKTGSGFYEYSGDKYERIPLSEELAKRFDPIELVANMLNNAAWLVTNQASDIPEIEKALQLGMGLKRPLFETGKELGISNIVATLNEQAKKYGQFYEPDPLLVSMKH; encoded by the coding sequence ATGGAAATAAAAAATATCACAATATTAGGTTCTGGTATTATGGGGCATGGCATTGCCCAAGTTTCCGCCATGTCAGGATATAATGTCATCCTTAGAGACGTAGAAAAACAATTTTTGGATAAAGCAATGGAGAAAATAAAATGGAGTCTTGATAAGCTTGTATCAAAACAAAAACTATCACAACAAGACGCAGATAAGATATTTTCAAGAATCATACCAGAAGTTGATCTTGCAAAAGCACTACAAAATTGCGACTTGATGATTGAGGCAGTTCCAGAAATAATGGAACTAAAGAAAAAAGTCTACACTGAGGTAGATAAGGTAGCAGATAAAAAAACAGTATTTGCATCAAATACTAGTACTCTACCAATTACAGAAATAGCAAATACAACTACAAGACCAGAAAGATTCATCGGAATTCATTTTTTTAATCCTCCTCAACTTATGAAACTAGTTGAAGTAATCCCAGGACAAAAAACTTCAAAAGAATTGGTTGAATTAACAATCAATTTTGTGAAATCAGTTTCAAAAGAACCGGTTTTATGCAAAAAAGATGTTGCGGGATTTATTGTAAACAGGATATTTATCCCACTAGTACACGAAGCAGCATGGGCCATGGATAGAAGTCATGCATCCATGACAGAAATTGATTCTGCAGTGAAATTCAAGCTTGGTTTTCCTATGGGAATTTTTGAGCTTGCTGATTTCACAGGCTTGGATGTGATTCACAAAGCAACAATTGAGATGTATCTGAGAGACAAAAAAGTAATAAATCCACATCCTAAAATTCAAGAACTCTTTGATAATAAAAAACTAGGACAAAAAACTGGTTCCGGATTTTATGAATATTCTGGAGACAAGTATGAGCGTATTCCCTTGTCAGAAGAGTTGGCAAAAAGATTCGATCCAATTGAACTTGTTGCAAACATGCTAAACAATGCAGCGTGGCTTGTCACAAATCAAGCAAGCGATATACCGGAAATTGAAAAAGCATTACAACTTGGGATGGGACTTAAAAGACCACTTTTTGAAACTGGAAAAGAACTTGGCATCTCAAACATAGTTGCCACGTTAAATGAACAAGCTAAAAAATACGGCCAATTTTATGAACCAGATCCCCTACTTGTATCTATGAAGCATTAA
- the fbp gene encoding fructose-1,6-bisphosphate aldolase/phosphatase: MKITVTVIKADVGGIGGHTRPSDGLLNAVKNIVKPQVRNDGKGLLIDHYIGYCGDDIHIVMTHTKGVDNREIHQLAWKAFEAATQVAKNEGLYGAGQDLLKDSFSGNVKGMGPGVAEMQFEERPNEAFTIYAADKTEPGAFNYPFYRMFVDTLSNTGLIVNQNLARGVRITVMDVEKGKTAQLNMWEDKPTLEAALMYPGRYVVSAVHTKDNLPILSASTDRLHNIAGKYVGKDDPICIVRTQKDFPATEEAGAAFSNPHYVAGNTRGSHHMPLMPVKLNSSASINYAIPIVSSLVFSMHNGKLVGPIDGFGTADWDYIRTIAVKRAIAMRSQGFVHPATLVPSELEYAEGYRARMSILWSRMRPIPSGNASKQFQKTNQPQHPKQTHPQQNKPNQLKPLQHKPTHPQHKPQHKPDQPKPAQTKEPPKSKPTEKPKTEKQTK; the protein is encoded by the coding sequence TTGAAAATCACTGTTACAGTAATCAAAGCTGATGTTGGTGGAATAGGTGGACATACAAGACCAAGTGATGGATTACTAAATGCAGTAAAAAATATCGTAAAACCCCAAGTAAGAAATGATGGAAAAGGACTCTTAATTGATCATTACATCGGATATTGTGGTGATGACATACACATTGTTATGACTCATACAAAAGGAGTTGACAATAGAGAGATTCATCAATTAGCTTGGAAAGCATTTGAGGCTGCAACCCAAGTTGCAAAAAATGAAGGACTGTATGGCGCAGGTCAAGATCTTCTAAAAGATTCTTTTTCTGGAAATGTAAAAGGCATGGGACCGGGCGTTGCAGAAATGCAATTTGAGGAAAGACCAAATGAGGCTTTTACAATTTATGCTGCAGATAAGACAGAGCCTGGCGCATTTAATTATCCATTTTATAGAATGTTTGTAGATACTCTAAGTAACACAGGTTTAATCGTAAACCAAAATCTTGCAAGAGGTGTTAGGATAACTGTTATGGATGTTGAAAAAGGAAAGACTGCCCAGTTGAACATGTGGGAAGACAAACCTACACTTGAGGCAGCTTTAATGTATCCTGGAAGATACGTGGTATCAGCAGTACATACTAAAGATAACCTTCCTATTCTTTCAGCATCAACAGATAGGCTACACAACATTGCAGGAAAATATGTTGGAAAAGATGATCCTATTTGTATTGTAAGAACGCAAAAAGACTTTCCTGCAACTGAAGAAGCAGGTGCCGCATTTAGTAATCCTCACTATGTAGCTGGCAATACCAGAGGCAGTCATCACATGCCATTAATGCCAGTTAAACTAAATTCATCAGCAAGCATCAATTATGCAATACCAATTGTCAGCAGTCTTGTTTTTAGCATGCACAACGGCAAACTAGTAGGACCTATTGACGGATTTGGAACAGCAGATTGGGATTACATCAGAACTATCGCGGTAAAACGAGCAATAGCAATGCGAAGTCAGGGCTTTGTCCATCCTGCTACACTGGTTCCTTCAGAATTAGAATATGCTGAAGGATACAGAGCTAGAATGAGTATACTTTGGAGCAGAATGAGACCAATACCATCAGGTAATGCTTCAAAACAATTTCAAAAAACAAATCAACCACAACACCCAAAGCAAACCCATCCACAACAAAATAAACCAAATCAATTAAAACCACTGCAACACAAGCCAACTCATCCGCAGCACAAACCACAGCATAAACCAGATCAACCAAAACCTGCTCAAACAAAAGAACCTCCAAAATCAAAACCAACAGAAAAACCAAAAACTGAAAAACAGACAAAATAA
- a CDS encoding TIGR00725 family protein — protein sequence MTRKIQILVIGHNENGSTPETEKIAYETGLEIAKSGAVLITGGLGGVMHAACHGAKDGGGLTVGIIPQNDPSFANEYCDIIIPTGIGLARDFLNALAGDGVIIVGGGSGTLSETCAAYMYKKPIAAIKNSGGIADRFADQYLDHRKNV from the coding sequence TTGACTAGAAAGATTCAGATTTTGGTAATAGGACATAATGAAAATGGGTCTACTCCTGAAACTGAAAAAATCGCATATGAGACAGGTCTAGAAATTGCCAAATCAGGAGCTGTTCTTATCACAGGAGGTCTAGGCGGCGTAATGCATGCAGCATGCCATGGTGCAAAAGATGGAGGGGGACTTACTGTAGGAATAATACCACAAAACGATCCATCTTTTGCAAACGAATATTGTGACATTATTATTCCAACTGGAATTGGCTTAGCCAGAGATTTTCTTAATGCACTAGCTGGGGACGGAGTCATCATTGTAGGAGGTGGTTCAGGCACACTTTCTGAAACATGTGCAGCATACATGTACAAAAAACCTATTGCCGCGATAAAAAATAGCGGCGGAATAGCAGATAGATTTGCAGACCAATACCTTGATCATAGAAAAAATGTATGA
- the tuf gene encoding translation elongation factor EF-1 subunit alpha, translating into MSASKKPHLNMIVTGHIDNGKSTTMGHMLMDLGLIDERTIASHAAESEKTGKGDTFKYAWVMDNIKDERERGITIDLAFQKFETPKYFFTLIDAPGHRDFIKNMITGASEADCAILVLSAKEGETDTAIAPGGQAREHAFLLRTLGVGQLIVAINKMDDSNYSEQAFKVAKEKAEKLIKSVGYKLENVPVVPVSGWKGDNLVKKSDNMKWWTGKTLLETFDDFKLPEKPIGKSLRIPIQDVYTITGVGTVPVGRVETGVAKAGMKIIVMPSGALGEIKTIETHHTQMESAEAGDNIGFNLRGIEKKDIKRGDVIGTPDSPPNVAKEFRAQIIVIHHPTALAPGYTPVMHAHTAQVAATIVAFESKINPQTGAEEEKDPKFLKAGDSAIVRIRPVRPIPIETFQDFPELGRFALRDMGATIAAGVVKEITEKFTK; encoded by the coding sequence ATGAGTGCAAGTAAAAAACCACACTTGAACATGATAGTTACAGGTCACATTGATAACGGCAAGTCAACAACCATGGGACATATGTTAATGGACCTTGGTCTAATTGATGAGCGAACCATTGCTTCACATGCTGCAGAATCTGAAAAGACTGGAAAGGGTGATACCTTCAAGTATGCATGGGTCATGGACAATATCAAGGACGAAAGAGAGAGAGGTATTACAATCGATTTAGCTTTTCAAAAATTTGAAACCCCAAAATACTTCTTTACATTAATTGATGCGCCTGGACATAGAGACTTTATTAAAAACATGATTACTGGTGCTTCTGAAGCAGATTGTGCTATTCTAGTACTGTCAGCAAAGGAAGGTGAAACCGATACTGCAATTGCCCCAGGAGGCCAAGCAAGAGAACACGCTTTCCTTTTGAGAACTCTAGGTGTGGGTCAATTAATTGTAGCAATTAACAAGATGGATGATAGTAATTATTCTGAACAAGCATTCAAAGTAGCAAAAGAAAAGGCAGAAAAATTGATCAAGTCTGTAGGCTATAAATTAGAAAATGTTCCAGTTGTACCAGTATCAGGATGGAAGGGAGATAACCTTGTAAAAAAATCAGATAACATGAAATGGTGGACAGGAAAGACTCTTCTTGAAACCTTTGATGATTTCAAATTACCAGAAAAACCAATTGGCAAATCATTAAGAATTCCAATCCAAGACGTTTATACCATTACCGGTGTAGGTACAGTTCCAGTAGGTCGTGTTGAAACTGGTGTTGCTAAAGCAGGTATGAAGATTATCGTCATGCCATCAGGAGCACTAGGAGAAATTAAAACAATTGAAACTCATCACACTCAAATGGAATCTGCAGAAGCAGGTGACAACATTGGTTTTAACCTCCGAGGTATTGAAAAGAAAGATATCAAAAGAGGAGATGTAATTGGAACCCCAGATAGTCCACCAAATGTTGCAAAAGAATTCAGAGCTCAAATCATTGTAATTCATCATCCAACAGCACTTGCGCCTGGATATACACCAGTTATGCATGCACATACAGCTCAAGTTGCAGCAACTATCGTTGCATTTGAATCAAAAATTAATCCACAAACAGGTGCAGAAGAAGAAAAAGATCCAAAGTTTCTAAAAGCAGGTGATTCTGCAATAGTGAGAATCAGACCAGTCAGGCCAATACCAATTGAAACCTTCCAAGACTTTCCTGAATTAGGAAGGTTTGCACTCAGAGATATGGGTGCAACAATTGCAGCTGGCGTTGTAAAAGAAATTACTGAAAAATTCACCAAATAG